The Aerococcaceae bacterium DSM 111021 region AACGTACCCGGTTGAATTCCAGATCCTACAGTACCACGAGTTGGGAACCAACCCAATGTATAACCAAACAACCAAATAAATAATAGTCCTAAAACAAATGTTGGTACAGAATACGTAACAAAGTTATATACGTTTACTGAACGGTCAAAAAATGAATTTTGGAATCGCCCTGATAATAGACCTAATGGCAAAGCAATCCCATAAGTAATAATAACTGTCAATAATGATAACCATAAAGTTGGCCCAATACGTTGACTAATAATTTGAGTTACAGGCATTCGATGTGCCCAGCTTCGTCCGAAGTCACCTTGAAGTGCTCCGCCCATCCAATCAATATATCTTTCTGGCCATGATTTATTTAAACCTAATTGTACACGCATTGCTTCAATTTGATCTGCAGAGATTGTTGGATCAATTAATCCAGTCAGTGCATCCCCTGGCATCATCGCACCTAGAATAAATACAATAATACTTAAGATTAGCACTTGCGGTATCATTAGAACAACACGTCTTAATATTGTTTTCCACATAGTATTAAGCGCCTCCTTCTAAAGTCGAACTAACATTATTTAAAGCAACAGAATGAGTATCAGAGACTTGTTTTAAGTCATAAACACGACCTTTTTCACTAAAGTAACGTGATTGATTCTCTTGATATTCTTTTTCTACACGTAAGCGATTCTTCTTGTGCTCGTCACGATGGTTTGGATCGATTTGAGGAATAGCTGATAATAAACGACGTGTATAAATATGTTGTGGATTTTCATAAATATCTTCCTTGTTTCCATATTCAGTGAATCTACCACGATACATAATTGCTATCTCATCACACATATGTTTAACAACCCCAAGGTCATGTGAGATAAATAAATAACTAACGTTAAATTCGTCTTGAATTCGTTTCATAAAGTTTAATACTTGTGCTTGAACTGATAAGTCTAGTGCGGATACGGGCTCATCAGCAATGATTAACTTAGGATTAATCGCAACAGCTCTAGCCACTCCAATACGTTGACGTTGCCCACCAGAGAATTGGTGTGGATACTTAGTTAAAGCATCTTCAGTTAATCCAACAATATCTAATAGTTCAATCATACGACGACGTTCTTCATCTGGTGTCATATTCGTAAAATTACGAATTGGCTCAGCAAGAACATCAGCAATACGTTTCTTTGGGTTAAAACTTGACATCGCATCTTGGAATATCATCTGAACATTTTGACGATACTCTGAACGGCGTTTGCGTGCTTCTTGAGAAACCGCTTTTCCATCATAGTAGATTTCACCAGATGTAATCTTTTCCAAGCCAACAATTGCTTTACCAATTGTTGATTTACCAGAACCAGATTCACCAACTAATCCGTATGTTTTACCTTCTTCGAAAGATAAGTCTACACCATCCACAGCATATACATGATCTGTTACTCGATTAAGAAAACCACTACGGATTGGATAATGTACTTTTAAGTCTTTTATCTCTATTAATCCAGACATTATTCAACCTCCTCAGGAAAGTAGAAGTTTTCATGGCAAGTACAACGTACCCAATGATTTTCTGCTACTTCATGTAATTTAGGATCATGCTCATGTTCGTCCTCTTTAATCCAAGGAACACGGTGAGCGAATCGGCATCCTACTCTAGGTAGATTCGTAATCGAAGGAACGACACCTTGAATAACATGTAATTCTCCTGTTTCGTCATCTACTAAATCATTTGCTTGTGGAATTGATCGTAATAACGATCTTGTGTATGGATGTTTAGGGTTATTAAATAACTCTTCAACCGTAGCAATTTCCACAAATTCTCCCGCATACATAACTGCTACACGGTCTGCTGTTTCAGCTACTACCCCTAAATCATGTGTAATTAAAATAATTCCAGATTCAGTCTCTTCTTGAATTTCATTTAATAAATCCAATATTTGAGCTTGAATTGTTACATCTAACGCTGTAGTAGGCTCGTCAGCAATGATAATACCTGGTTTACAAGCTAATGCAATCGCAATAATAACACGCTGTCTCATCCCACCTGACAGTTCATGCGGGTATTGTTTCGCCATACGTTTTGGATTGGCAATTCCCACTTGATCTAACAATTCAATGATACGATTTTGGCGTTCCTGTTTATTTAACTTTGTATGATAGAATAATGGCTCTTCGATTTGCGCCTCAATCGTCATTAGTGGATTTAATGATGCTAACGGATCTTGGAAAATCATTCCAATCTCATCTCCACGAATCTTTAGATATTCACTTTCGGACATATTTAATATGTTTTTGCCTTTGTAATTGATTTCCCCAGTTTGTTTTGTATTCTTTGGATCATGAAGACCAACAATTGCAGTTGCAAGTGTACTTTTTCCAGAACCAGATTCTCCAACGATTGCTAATTTTTCATTCTTTGATAATGTAAATGACACACCATCAACTGCATTATAGTAATCATCTTTAACACGGAATCCGATTTCTACATCTTTCATTTCCAATATAGTCTTATTACTTTCCATAATTTCCCTCCGGTGTCGTTTACAAAAAATAAAAACACCACTCATTTAAAACAAGCAGCGTTGTTTTTCATAAATATATTGGTACAGATTAAACTATTTTAATTCATCGATGTATCTAACTGCGTCTCCAATGGTAGATAACTCTTCAATCTTTTCATCATCAAATTGAATATTAAAGTGATCTTCTAATTCCATAACAAGTTCAACCACATCTAATGAGTCAGCTCCTAGATCCTCAAATGTCATTTCTGCATTCACCTTATCTTCTTGTACACCAAATCTGTCTACGATCATTTCTCTTACAATATTTAAAGTAGCTTGATTTTCGCTCACTTGATACACCTCCGATCTTTATAACTATTTTACATTATATAACATGATACAAATAATCGTCTCATTTGTCTATCATTTTTTCTAAATAATTATAATTTTCTTTCACATTTAAATATGTACTAAAGTTCATTTACAATGCAATACATCTGACGTCTGGCTTTATTAATTTTTTCTAATTTTCAAAATATTGTACAACATCTTGTACAACATTTGCACTAACAACTGTTCGTGCTTGTCGAATAGCATTAAATATAGCTTCATCATTTGAAGAGCCATGTGCTTTAATGACTGGTGATTTCACACCAAGCAAAACAGCTCCACCCTGTTTAGTATCATCTAACTCACTAAAAGTAGTTTTCAACGAATCCTTTATTAGACCTGCACCAATTTTAGTTTTTAAGCCAGAGTTTTTTAACGTATCAAGTAATAAACCGACGATACCTTTTACTGTACCTTCTAATGTTTTTAATACTGCATTTCCAGTGAATCCATCAGTAATTACAATATCTACTTCTCCAGTTAAGATTGATTTTGCTTCAACATTGCCGATAAAGTTTATATTATCTAGCTGTTTAATTAAATCAAACGCTTCTTTAGTAATCGTATTTCCTTTGCCTTCTTCTGTACCATTATTTAACAATCCAATTCGAGGATTTGTCACATTAAGTACATTTTTTGAATAGAAATTCGCTAAAACGGTGAATTGTTCTAAATTTTCAGGCTTTACTTCTGCATTCGCACCGGCATCCATCAAAATAACTTGAGGTGATTCTTTCGAAACAGTTGGAATAATTGGCATTAAGCCTGGACGATCAATGTTTTTAATCCGACCTACTACTAACAAACCAGCAGTTAATAAAGCTCCTGTGTTTCCTGCCGATAGCAATGCATCAGCCTTACCTTCTTTAACGTCACGAGCCGCAACGACCATAGACGCATCTTTTTTTCGTCGAATTGCTTTAACAGGTTCGTCATCACCCGTTACAATTTCAGTAGTGTGAATCACATTAATTCGTTCATCCTCAATAAGGTATTTATTTATACTCTCTCTGTCACCGTATAAATTAATTTGAATATCGTTAAACGTTTTAATAGCTAAATTTGCTCCATCAACAATGGCTTTCGGAGCATTGTCGCCACCCATGGCATCAATTGCGATTGTTATCATTTTCTTCCTCCATTATCTTTTTTATGTTCTTACATACTAAATTTTAATTTGTTGATTTGTCAACCAATTAATAATTGTTTCAACTTCTTGGTTTTCTATCTTTAACGGGTTTTTCAAATACCAAACCACTTCTTCTTTTGCTACGTTATGAATATGTTGGTCTTCGATGAGGTTAGCATACTTAAATTGAGGTATACCACTTTGTGCTAGTCCTAAAATATCTCCCATACCGCGAATTTTCATATCTTCCTGACTTATAACAAAACCATCGGACTCTTGCTCCATAATTTCCAATCGTTTTTTCCCTTGTTCTGTGGTAGGTTTCCCAATCAAGTAACAATAGCTTGGTAAGTTACTTCGTCCTACCCGTCCCCTTAGTTGGTGTAACTGTGCTAATCCAAATCGTTCAGCAGAATGAATAACAATAATTGTTGCATTAGGAACATCTACGCCAACTTCAACCATCGTTGTCGCAACTAATATTTGAATTGAATTTTGTTCATATTCATTCATAACGTGTTGTTGTTCATCTTTACTAAGCTGTCCATGTAAAGCACCTACGTTCCACTCAGGAAATCGATTAGAAAGCTTCTCTTTTATAGCATTTACATTCTCAATTTGCTCAAGGTGTTCAGATTGATCAATAATTGGAAGAACATAATATATCTGATGTCCTTGTCCCAATTCCACAGCCATCTTATTATAAAGGATATCAATATTATCTTCATCGACAATTTTAGTTTCAATAGGAATTCTTCCTTTAGGTAATTGATCGATAGTTGAAACAGTCATATCTCCGTATAAAGTTTGCGCTAATGAACGAGGAATTGGCGTTGCAGTCATTTGTAATATATTCAGTGTTTCTTTCGCTTGGACTTTCTCCATCAAAGCATGCCTTTGATCTACTCCAAAACGATGCTGCTCATCGATGATAGCTATCCCAAGTTGTTTATATGTAACAGCTGGTTGTATCAAGGCGTGCGTACCGATTATAATTCGAATT contains the following coding sequences:
- a CDS encoding ABC transporter permease; this translates as MWKTILRRVVLMIPQVLILSIIVFILGAMMPGDALTGLIDPTISADQIEAMRVQLGLNKSWPERYIDWMGGALQGDFGRSWAHRMPVTQIISQRIGPTLWLSLLTVIITYGIALPLGLLSGRFQNSFFDRSVNVYNFVTYSVPTFVLGLLFIWLFGYTLGWFPTRGTVGSGIQPGTLEYIGSRLYHMILPAFTMGVLSTTGIIQYLRTGVVDAKTQDYVRTARSKGVPMSKIYTRHIFRNSMLPIAQSMGYTLTGLISGAVITEQIFTYQGMGQLFISSITGRDFTVMTTLVLLFGAMTLLGTLLSDIIMIFVDPRIRIN
- a CDS encoding ABC transporter ATP-binding protein codes for the protein MSGLIEIKDLKVHYPIRSGFLNRVTDHVYAVDGVDLSFEEGKTYGLVGESGSGKSTIGKAIVGLEKITSGEIYYDGKAVSQEARKRRSEYRQNVQMIFQDAMSSFNPKKRIADVLAEPIRNFTNMTPDEERRRMIELLDIVGLTEDALTKYPHQFSGGQRQRIGVARAVAINPKLIIADEPVSALDLSVQAQVLNFMKRIQDEFNVSYLFISHDLGVVKHMCDEIAIMYRGRFTEYGNKEDIYENPQHIYTRRLLSAIPQIDPNHRDEHKKNRLRVEKEYQENQSRYFSEKGRVYDLKQVSDTHSVALNNVSSTLEGGA
- a CDS encoding ABC transporter ATP-binding protein → MESNKTILEMKDVEIGFRVKDDYYNAVDGVSFTLSKNEKLAIVGESGSGKSTLATAIVGLHDPKNTKQTGEINYKGKNILNMSESEYLKIRGDEIGMIFQDPLASLNPLMTIEAQIEEPLFYHTKLNKQERQNRIIELLDQVGIANPKRMAKQYPHELSGGMRQRVIIAIALACKPGIIIADEPTTALDVTIQAQILDLLNEIQEETESGIILITHDLGVVAETADRVAVMYAGEFVEIATVEELFNNPKHPYTRSLLRSIPQANDLVDDETGELHVIQGVVPSITNLPRVGCRFAHRVPWIKEDEHEHDPKLHEVAENHWVRCTCHENFYFPEEVE
- the acpP gene encoding acyl carrier protein, with the translated sequence MSENQATLNIVREMIVDRFGVQEDKVNAEMTFEDLGADSLDVVELVMELEDHFNIQFDDEKIEELSTIGDAVRYIDELK
- the plsX gene encoding phosphate acyltransferase PlsX, with amino-acid sequence MITIAIDAMGGDNAPKAIVDGANLAIKTFNDIQINLYGDRESINKYLIEDERINVIHTTEIVTGDDEPVKAIRRKKDASMVVAARDVKEGKADALLSAGNTGALLTAGLLVVGRIKNIDRPGLMPIIPTVSKESPQVILMDAGANAEVKPENLEQFTVLANFYSKNVLNVTNPRIGLLNNGTEEGKGNTITKEAFDLIKQLDNINFIGNVEAKSILTGEVDIVITDGFTGNAVLKTLEGTVKGIVGLLLDTLKNSGLKTKIGAGLIKDSLKTTFSELDDTKQGGAVLLGVKSPVIKAHGSSNDEAIFNAIRQARTVVSANVVQDVVQYFEN